The sequence below is a genomic window from Lolium perenne isolate Kyuss_39 chromosome 7, Kyuss_2.0, whole genome shotgun sequence.
ATAAACGTTCCAATCAAGCTATTCACGGGTGTCCTGGTCAAGGTAAAAATGGCGGCCATCTCGTCTCTATACAGCGACATGCACAACCACCAATGGATAGATCCATGGTGCATGTCGCGGTCGGACACGACGCTCTTTCTCCGGCGCCCGTTCCTGCGGCGTACTCGCCAAAGTCTCGCGCGCGCACTCGCCAGCCCAAGACACGCGCGTGAGAGAGATCCCCGTGATTTTATTCCTCCCCGtgatccttcttcttcttcttcatgccGCCCACGTCTGCTTGACACCATATATCAGCATCCGTCCGGCCTCTCAAATCTCTACCGCCTTATCCATCGACCGGCAGTGCAGAACTAGCCATCGCATTTCTTGCATTTCCATCTAGCTAACAACGCCATGGCCGCCGTGCCGCAGCGGCAGCACCTGTTTCTGGTCCTCGCCCTCGCCGCGGCCGTCGCCCTTCCACAGgtggcctcggcctcctcctaccGCTGCGGCTGGTGCCCGCGTCGCTCCacggcctccctcctccctcccGACGCCCCCGTGCTCACCGGCGCTGCCTGCGGATACGACCCGGAGACGGTAGCATCGGGGTTCACCGACGGGGGGTTCCACATTGCGGCCGTCAGCGCCGGCTTCTTCCGCCGCGGCCAGGCATGCGGCGCGTGCTACCAGCTGAAGTGCAGGGGCCGGGCGGCGTGCGCGGAGGACGGCGTCAAGGTCGTGGTCGTCGGCGACGCGCCGGACGCTAACGTTACAGGCGACGGTGGGTTCATGCTCACCAGGGACGCCTTCGCCGCCTTGACCAACCGCGGCGGCGATCGCCTCGCGCGCCAGGACGACGACGACGCGACCatcgacatcgacttcagaaggaTACCGTGCGCGTACAGCGACAAGAACCTGTCCGTGAGAGTGGAGGAGGCGAGCGTCAAGAACCGGGGCCGCCTCGTCCTCCGCTTCCTCTACCAGGGCGGGCAGACCGACATCGCCGCCGTGGAGGTGGCCCAGGCGGTTGTTAACGCCGACGATGACGCCGCGCCGTCGCCGGCGTCGATGTGGCGGTACATGACGCGGCGGGAGGGCTCGCCGGGGGTGTGGAGCACGTCGCGCGCGCCGGACGGCCCGCTCCGTTTCAGGGTCGTGGTGACCGCCGGGTCAGGCGGCAAGTGGCTGCACTCCGCCGGTGCGGTGCTGCCCGCGGAGTGGGCGCCCGGAGGTGTGTACGACACCGGGCTCCGCGTCGCCGACGTCGccgccagcacatgcggcggcgccTCTTGCGGCTCTGCCGACGAGAACGGCGACAAGGAGCTCCGATGACACACACTTCCACGGCGTGAAGTCTAATCGACGGTACGATATTGGAGCATGCACGGATGTACGCCAATGGCGGCGGTTCCTGCACCACCGGCCGGCCACCGGCAACACCACCGGAGGTCCCGCGAGCTGCTGCATGTACACTGTACAGAGACGTGTACGTGCCAGCGCCTACGTACATGCATGTGTGGCGCATGATCACCGCCGACGGCCAAATTACAGTTAGGACAAAGTTCCCGTGTCTGGCTCTAGACCGGGGACGCTGGCACTTAGCGTCACGTGTGGCGGGAAAGGAGTTAGTGCAGCATGTACATAGCTTGTTTTGGTCTTGGAATCACATGACAGCGTTGCTGTTTCTGCTGCTAGctgctcgtcttcttcttcctgaatcCTCAACATTATTGATCGAACGTTGGATGCACGTACGTACACGCCGATTGGTTAAGTGATTGCCGACTGAGTTATGCATGGGGCATTTTATTATCTTGTCGAAGATGGTTGTCGACGACTGAGAAATCATTGTCGTGATTGTGGTGATAATGGAGGAGATCAGAAACATTTTTTGTGCGTCATATGCTCCCTTCGTTTCATATTAGTTGGCACgatgcaaaaaaaaaagtttCTCACCCACCTCTAGCTACATTCGAATCAACGACAAATAGTATGGAGTGGAAGGAGTATTTGTGAAAGGAAAACAATGATCGAGAAAACGTGTCCGATGATGTAATTGTAGTTTTGATTTTTCTGCTTGTAGTTTTGAAGTTGAGACAGAATTCTTAGAAGATGGTACTCTTCGTCTTCGCGTTGTTGTTTCTGTTGTTGCTCATCTTCTTCCTGGAATAGTTGATAGGGGAGCATTATTTTTGCACATACATGCGGATTGGTTAATTATTATGCCGACCGAGTCACTCTTTTATCATGTCGACGACGGTTGTCGACAACTGAAACAATATGGTGTTAATGATGGAAGAGAAGCATCTTCTTGTGCCGTGTATTTGTGATAGAAAAGCTAATGATAGAGAAAAAGTCCATGGATGAAATTGTAGTTTTGAAGTGGACAAGGAATTCTTAGAATACAATACTTTTGATCTCAGATGAACAACAAACTTATAAAATACTagtaataaaataaaaaaaatgcgtCATAAACCATGCATCTAGAGGATGTAGGTCGGTATGTGCATGCCACATT
It includes:
- the LOC127312946 gene encoding expansin-like A4; this translates as MAAVPQRQHLFLVLALAAAVALPQVASASSYRCGWCPRRSTASLLPPDAPVLTGAACGYDPETVASGFTDGGFHIAAVSAGFFRRGQACGACYQLKCRGRAACAEDGVKVVVVGDAPDANVTGDGGFMLTRDAFAALTNRGGDRLARQDDDDATIDIDFRRIPCAYSDKNLSVRVEEASVKNRGRLVLRFLYQGGQTDIAAVEVAQAVVNADDDAAPSPASMWRYMTRREGSPGVWSTSRAPDGPLRFRVVVTAGSGGKWLHSAGAVLPAEWAPGGVYDTGLRVADVAASTCGGASCGSADENGDKELR